ATGGAGGTGACATTAGTGACACAAACTTCTCTCGTCTTTGGTGCGGAGTTCTGAGGCGAGTTCGGCCGCCTGCGAAGAGACGCGACAGGGCTTAAGATCACTCCGGCGGCTGGTGGTTCCCATTCCTCCCCATTCCCCACCGTGTCATGACCCACCAACACAGTCGGGGACTCTGCAGCAACTCCCGACTTACCACCTCAAACCAAACACATCCTCTGCCCTCCAAATCAACATACCTAGCCCCGCGCCCGAAGCGATCCTTACCTTAAGGGAGAGCAGGGTGGCCTCGGAAGAGGGGTCGCGGCCCTTGGACCCCTCCTCCAGCACGATCTCGAGGTCGAAGATGTAATCTATGACGTGTTGCAGGATCTCCACCTGGCTCACCTTGGTGCCTTGAGGGATGCCCGGCACCAGCTCTCGCAATTTCGAATAGCAGTCGTTCATATCGTAGAGCAAGTTCATGGGTTCTTCCAAGGCCGGGCTCTTATTGTGGCTGCCCCGGGCGATGGCCAAACTCTGCTCCGAGAGGCAGCAAACGGCCTCGTAGCAGCTCCGGACGGAGCGCACCGGGCTGATGGCTTTCATGGTGGGCTCGGAGCAGGTGTGGAGATGCAGGACGGGGGGATGCCTTGGAGCCTCAGGGGCTGTCGCCACAGCGAGGGTTTTGCTGGGACCTCCGGGCACCAGGACCGCCAAAgactgcagctctgagagccTTACGTCTCACGCCGTGGACC
The genomic region above belongs to Catharus ustulatus isolate bCatUst1 chromosome 26, bCatUst1.pri.v2, whole genome shotgun sequence and contains:
- the ID3 gene encoding DNA-binding protein inhibitor ID-3; the protein is MKAISPVRSVRSCYEAVCCLSEQSLAIARGSHNKSPALEEPMNLLYDMNDCYSKLRELVPGIPQGTKVSQVEILQHVIDYIFDLEIVLEEGSKGRDPSSEATLLSLKAAELASELRTKDERSLCH